The window CGTACCCCAAGGGGATGTTCAAGGTGAGTGCAGTCGCACCAATGAGGGCCATCAAGGCCCAGGGCACCTGGGGGGCGAAGGTGGGTACGTTACCTGTCATGAAGGCATTATAATCGGAATCCGGAGATATGAAATTGACGCGCGCAGCGGATCCGGTCCTGATCCTCGTCTTCCGGGGCACCCACCAGGTGTTGTCGGCCGAGAAGCGGCTGAAGGGGGGGGGCGTGCCGGTGCGTTTAATCCCGGTCCCCCGACGCCTCACTTCCGATTGCGGGCTCGCGATCCGGATCCCACTCGGTCAGCGTGACCGTGCCCGGGAGATCCTTTCGC is drawn from Candidatus Deferrimicrobium sp. and contains these coding sequences:
- a CDS encoding DUF3343 domain-containing protein codes for the protein MTRAADPVLILVFRGTHQVLSAEKRLKGGGVPVRLIPVPRRLTSDCGLAIRIPLGQRDRAREILSQARLLPVSAHLPREGGEFDPVSL